The proteins below are encoded in one region of Apium graveolens cultivar Ventura chromosome 4, ASM990537v1, whole genome shotgun sequence:
- the LOC141717798 gene encoding agamous-like MADS-box protein TM6 — translation MGRGKIEIKKIENRTSRQVTYSKRRNGIFKKAQELHVLCDAKISIIMFSNTGKLHEYTSPNTSTKKIYDQYQRTQGCDLWSTHYENMQETLRKMKEINRRLRNEIGIRVGNGDLSNMKETELYRIEQKMEDSVAIIRERKYHVIKTQTDTCKKKVRNLEEVHGNLLLDFDAICLMDPRYAALKDDGRAYEIDPVVSYGNGMYNHRYYANFNQGDGASGGPDLRLA, via the exons ATGGGTCGTGGGAAAATAGAGATCAAGAAAATAGAAAACAGAACAAGCAGGCAAGTGACTTACTCTAAGCGAAGAAATGGCATCTTCAAGAAAGCTCAAGAACTTCATGTGCTGTGTGATGCTAAGATTTCTATCATCATGTTCTCCAATACTGGCAAACTCCACGAGTACACCAGTCCCAACACTTC GACGAAAAAGATTTATGATCAGTATCAGAGGACTCAAGGTTGTGATTTATGGAGCACGCACTACGAG AATATGCAAGAAACCTTAAGAAAAATGAAAGAGATCAACAGAAGACTCCGGAATGAGATCGG CATAAGAGTTGGTAATGGTGATTTGAGCAATATGAAGGAAACCGAACTGTACCGAATTGAGCAGAAGATGGAAGACTCTGTTGCCATCATACGCGAGCGCAAG TACCACGTGATAAAAACTCAAACTGATACATGCAAGAAGAAG GTGAGGAACTTGGAGGAAGTGCATGGAAATCTCCTACTTGACTTT GACGCAATATGCCTAATGGATCCGAGGTACGCAGCACTGAAGGATGATGGAAGAGCATACGAAATAGATCCTGTTGTTTCATATGGAAATGGAATGTATAATCACCGGTATTATGCTAACTTTAACCAAGGTGATGGTGCATCAGGTGGCCCTGACCTGCGCCTAGCTTGA
- the LOC141717797 gene encoding aldehyde dehydrogenase family 3 member F1 — protein sequence MDQVEMSINLSELRQSLSSGRTRDAAWRKSQLQAILRLLNENEDQIFQALQHDLGKHPVEVYRDEIGVVKKSAIYALSCIDKWMATKNSQLPWLFFPSRAEVLPEPLGIVLIFVSWNFPITLALDPLVGAISAGNTVVIKPSELAPETSAFLAKTIPVYLDSKAIKVVEGGVDIAGNLLQQKWDKIFFTGSARVARIIMAAALNHLTPVILELGGKCPTIVDSLSASLDLKVAAKRIAAGKWGACNGQACIAIDYILVEHKFSSTLVELLKKTVQRFYGENVKSLKNLSKIVNKHHFNRLCNLMEDPAVASSIVYGGKIDEENLIIEPTILLDPPLDSEIMQEEIFGPLLPIITLDKIKDSIEFINSRPKPLAIYAFTKDDAFKKAIVTETSSGSVTFNDTIIQFVCDGLPFGGVGQSGFGRYHGKYSFDAFSHEKAVLHRSFHLELGARHPPWIDFKMKFLRLAYMYDYWGLILLYLGLKR from the exons ATGGATCAAGTGGAAATGAGTATTAACCTGAGTGAACTGAGACAAAGTTTGAGTAGTGGAAGAACAAGAGATGCTGCTTGGAGAAAATCCCAACTTCAAGCAATCCTCAGACTTCTTAATGAAAATGAGGACCAAATCTTTCAAGCTCTTCAGCATGATCTCGGGAAACACCCTGTTGAAGTTTATCGTGATGAA ATTGGAGTAGTGAAGAAATCTGCAATATATGCTTTGTCCTGCATCGACAAATGGATGGCTACCAAAAAT AGTCAATTACCCTGGTTGTTTTTCCCATCAAGAGCAGAAGTGCTGCCAGAACCTCTAGGCATTGTGCTTATATTTGTTTCTTGGAACTTTCCTATTA CATTGGCCTTGGACCCATTGGTTGGAGCCATTTCTGCAGGGAACACCGTGGTCATAAAACCTTCTGAGCTCGCCCCGGAAACTTCTGCCTTTCTAGCTAAAACAATCCCGGTTTACTTGGACAGCAAAGCCATAAAAGTCGTTGAAGGTGGAGTAGACATAGCTGGAAATCTGCTCCAGCAGAAATGGGACAAAATCTTCTTCACTG GAAGTGCACGAGTGGCCAGGATTATCATGGCTGCAGCATTGAATCATTTAACACCAGTTATACTCGAGCTTGGAGGAAAATGTCCAACTATCGTGGACTCCCTCTCTGCCTCCTTAGATTTGAAG GTGGCTGCCAAACGAATAGCTGCAGGAAAGTGGGGTGCGTGCAATGGACAAGCCTGTATAGCCATTGATTATATCCTTGTGGAACACAAATTTTCATCAACCCTG GTAGAATTATTGAAAAAGACCGTTCAAAGGTTTTATGGTGAAAATGTGAAGAGTTTGAAGAATCTCAGCAAAATAGTCAACAAGCACCATTTCAATCGATTGTGCAATCTTATGGAAGACCCTGCCGTCGCATCTTCTATTGTTTATGGTGGAAAAATAGATGAAGAAAATTT GATTATTGAACCAACTATCTTATTGGATCCTCCTCTTGATTCTGAGATCATGCAAGAGGAAATTTTTGGCCCATTGCTTCCAATCATCACA TTGGATAAAATTAAGGACAGCATCGAGTTCATAAACTCGAGGCCAAAGCCTCTTGCCATATATGCATTTACCAAAGATGATGCATTCAAGAAAGCGATAGTCACTGAAACATCTTCTGGAAGTGTTACTTTCAATGACACCATAATTCAA TTTGTGTGTGATGGTTTACCATTTGGAGGTGTTGGGCAGAGCGGGTTTGGAAGATATCATGGAAAGTACTCATTCGATGCATTCAGCCACGAGAAAGCAGTTCTGCACAGAAGCTTCCACTTAGAACTAGGGGCAAGACACCCCCCATGGATAGATTTCAAAATGAAGTTCTTGAGGTTGGCTTACATGTACGATTACTGGGGGCTGATCTTGCTCTATTTGGGCTTAAAGAGATAG